A stretch of Aedes aegypti strain LVP_AGWG chromosome 2, AaegL5.0 Primary Assembly, whole genome shotgun sequence DNA encodes these proteins:
- the LOC5572933 gene encoding uncharacterized protein LOC5572933, with product MTGRNVESLKKCGAECVGKQKPLILVADVTKQEDNVRVIEETIKKFGKLDVLVNNAGRGVFGSIETTSLDQLDDMLNTNLRGAYHLTILAVPHLIKSKGNIVNVSSITGLKPFPNSLAYCISKAALDQFTRVIALKLAPKQVRVNSVNPAVIATDFQNREGMSPAQYAAFVKHSEKTHALGRIGQPREVAEAIAFLATDSASFITGTCLSVDGGRTIMGPI from the exons ATGACCGGTAGGAATGTCGAAAGTTTGAAGAAATGTGGAGCCGAATGTGTTGGAAAACAGAAACCTCTGATTTTGGTGGCCGACGTGACAAAACAGGAAGACAACGTCCGTGTAATTGAAGAGACCATCAAAAAATTTGGCAAACTAGACGTGCTGGTAAACAACGCTGGTAGGGGAGTTTTTGGCAGTATCGAAACCACTAGTCTGGATCAACTGGATGACATGCTGAATACCAATTTGAGAGGAGCTTATCATCTGACGATACTAGCCGTACCCCATCTAATCAAAAGCAAAGGAAACATCGTTAACGTATCGAGCATCACTGGACTCAAGCCGTTTCCCAACTCATTGGCTTACTGCATTTCAAAAGCCGCGTTGGATCAATTCACAAGAGTGATTGCTCTTAAACTTGCACCGAAGCAGGTCCGGGTGAATTCAGTCAATCCAG CGGTCATTGCAACCGACTTTCAAAATCGAGAGGGTATGAGTCCCGCACAATATGCTGCTTTTGTGAAGCACAGCGAAAAAACCCATGCCCTCGGACGGATCGGACAACCCAGGGAAGTGGCAGAAGCCATAGCATTCCTGGCGACGGATTCGGCCAGTTTCATCACAGGAACGTGTCTTAGCGTTGATGGCGGAAGGACCATCATGGGTCCAATTTGA